One Ignavibacteria bacterium genomic window carries:
- a CDS encoding alpha/beta fold hydrolase codes for MKKNLLLLHGALGSKEQLTELEEKLSSDFKIYKMNFSGHGGENFPDEPFSIKLFSDELVKFINENNLQGIDVFGYSMGGYVALHAALNNAGTGLINKIFTTATKFDWNEETSKKEAGMLNPEKIEEKIPAFAEQLKQRHAPQDWKQVLNKTEEMMLNLGKNPELKESDFEKIQNEVLISVGDKDNMVSIQETKNTSEKIPNAKFLLLENTPHPIEKISVDLLSGEIKKFFK; via the coding sequence ATGAAGAAAAATCTTTTACTCTTACATGGTGCGCTTGGTTCGAAGGAACAATTAACTGAGCTTGAAGAAAAACTTTCGAGTGATTTTAAGATTTATAAAATGAATTTTTCGGGTCATGGAGGGGAGAATTTTCCGGATGAACCTTTTTCAATAAAATTATTTTCAGATGAACTTGTAAAATTCATAAATGAAAATAATCTTCAAGGTATAGATGTTTTTGGTTACAGCATGGGCGGGTATGTCGCGCTGCATGCGGCTTTGAATAATGCGGGCACAGGATTGATTAACAAAATTTTTACAACTGCTACGAAATTTGACTGGAACGAAGAGACCTCAAAGAAAGAAGCAGGTATGCTGAATCCCGAAAAAATCGAAGAGAAGATTCCTGCATTTGCTGAGCAGTTGAAGCAGCGGCATGCACCGCAAGATTGGAAGCAGGTTTTAAACAAAACTGAGGAAATGATGCTGAATTTGGGAAAAAATCCTGAATTAAAAGAATCCGATTTTGAAAAAATTCAGAATGAAGTTTTGATTAGCGTGGGTGATAAAGATAATATGGTTTCGATTCAAGAAACGAAAAATACATCAGAAAAAATTCCGAATGCAAAGTTTTTACTTTTGGAAAATACTCCGCATCCGATAGAAAAGATTTCTGTGGATTTGCTTTCAGGTGAAATAAAAAAGTTTTTTAAATAA
- a CDS encoding RidA family protein — MTEKKLYSTGTVWEEKVGYSRAVQAGNMIFISGTTAVTDGKVVGIDNPYEQTKIILEKIKTALEQFNSSLKDVVRVRIFVTKIDHFEQVGSVLGEYFKDIKPAMTLMEVSAFVVREMLIEIEADAVI; from the coding sequence ATGACAGAAAAAAAATTATATTCAACGGGAACGGTCTGGGAAGAAAAAGTCGGTTACTCACGCGCAGTACAAGCGGGCAACATGATTTTTATTTCGGGAACGACCGCAGTAACTGACGGCAAAGTTGTCGGAATCGATAATCCTTATGAACAGACAAAAATCATTCTCGAAAAAATAAAAACTGCTCTTGAACAGTTTAATTCAAGTTTAAAAGATGTTGTCCGTGTCAGGATTTTTGTTACTAAGATAGACCATTTTGAACAGGTTGGCAGTGTTTTAGGTGAATATTTTAAGGACATAAAACCGGCAATGACATTGATGGAAGTATCGGCTTTTGTTGTGAGAGAAATGCTTATAGAAATCGAAGCTGATGCAGTGATTTAA
- a CDS encoding MarC family protein produces MEIAQGIAYYIKIFISIFVLVNPLEGIPVYLASTSTMPDEQKQKIAKTAAIGVAVILLIALFLGKLILQIFAITIPAFTLAGGTIIFLIALKMVLGDDNNSPAATPTKKNIAIVPLATPLLAGPGPISSVILYATQSTSIWNDLMISVVIVIVAIATWLALRGSAKMQVYLKENGVDVLTRISGILVAAIAVEMIISGLLQLIPGLNAPKP; encoded by the coding sequence ATGGAAATTGCACAGGGAATAGCTTATTACATAAAAATTTTCATTTCAATCTTTGTTCTTGTTAATCCGCTTGAAGGCATACCTGTTTATCTCGCTTCAACTTCCACAATGCCCGACGAGCAAAAACAAAAAATTGCTAAGACTGCCGCCATCGGTGTTGCGGTGATTCTTTTAATCGCATTATTCCTCGGCAAATTAATTCTGCAGATATTTGCAATTACCATTCCCGCGTTCACACTTGCAGGCGGAACAATAATTTTTCTCATTGCTTTAAAAATGGTTTTGGGTGATGACAATAATTCTCCTGCAGCAACTCCAACTAAAAAGAATATTGCAATAGTTCCTCTGGCAACTCCTCTTCTTGCAGGACCGGGACCAATCAGTAGTGTAATTCTTTATGCAACACAAAGCACAAGCATCTGGAATGACCTTATGATTAGCGTTGTGATTGTCATTGTTGCGATTGCAACATGGCTTGCACTAAGGGGCTCCGCAAAGATGCAGGTTTACTTAAAAGAAAATGGTGTTGATGTGCTGACAAGAATTTCCGGAATTTTGGTTGCTGCTATTGCTGTTGAAATGATAATTTCAGGACTTTTGCAATTAATTCCCGGATTGAACGCACCTAAGCCGTAA
- the rsmA gene encoding 16S rRNA (adenine(1518)-N(6)/adenine(1519)-N(6))-dimethyltransferase RsmA — MSELDKKYEKFRPKKFLGQNFLVDENIAKKIISFLDIKDGDNVLEIGPGHGALTKHLIKFNINYTAVELDKFIVEELTNKYGDKINLIHKDFLEFDFSQLHNFTTSPIKVIGNIPYNITTEILFKLYDNKQFVQSAVLMMQKEVAQRLTAKPNTKDYGILAILTQVNAVPKIVYNVPPTAFFPKPKVTSSVVRLELKNDSYVIKDVDLFKKIVKSSFNQRRKVMRNSLKKLFEEKGIEFESVNFDFSKRPEQLSIQEFVELTNSINNILRS; from the coding sequence ATGTCAGAGCTCGATAAAAAATATGAAAAATTTCGTCCGAAGAAATTTCTCGGACAGAATTTTTTGGTTGATGAAAACATTGCCAAGAAAATAATTTCATTCCTTGACATAAAAGATGGTGATAATGTTCTTGAAATTGGTCCGGGACATGGAGCTTTAACAAAGCATCTTATAAAGTTTAACATAAATTACACTGCTGTAGAACTTGACAAATTTATTGTAGAAGAGCTTACGAATAAGTATGGTGATAAGATTAATCTTATACATAAAGATTTTTTAGAATTTGATTTTTCACAACTTCACAACTTTACAACTTCACCAATTAAAGTTATTGGCAATATTCCATATAATATCACAACGGAAATTTTGTTTAAACTTTATGACAATAAACAATTTGTTCAAAGTGCGGTTTTGATGATGCAAAAAGAAGTCGCACAGAGACTGACTGCAAAACCTAATACAAAAGATTATGGGATTCTTGCAATCCTGACGCAGGTGAATGCTGTTCCGAAAATTGTTTATAATGTTCCACCGACAGCTTTTTTTCCAAAGCCAAAGGTAACGTCATCAGTTGTTAGGCTGGAACTCAAAAATGATTCTTATGTTATAAAAGATGTTGATTTATTCAAAAAAATCGTTAAAAGTTCATTTAACCAGCGGAGAAAAGTGATGCGAAATTCATTAAAAAAACTTTTTGAAGAAAAGGGCATTGAATTTGAGTCCGTGAATTTCGATTTTTCAAAACGTCCGGAACAGCTTTCTATTCAGGAATTTGTTGAATTGACGAATTCTATTAACAATATTTTAAGAAGTTAA
- a CDS encoding NUDIX domain-containing protein: MLHRISARGYLEKDNKVLFIEYKDEFGIFYALPGGRQEVNEFLAETLVREFKEEVCLDVEVAEVIMVREFTRETSEFEPWRNGIHQVEVIFRCKCTDESQTACDGSVPDPGSRGLKWIDKSDFNKYRIYPLQNLIEEIENPSFSYLTSRD; the protein is encoded by the coding sequence ATGCTTCACAGAATCTCAGCCAGGGGTTATCTTGAAAAAGATAATAAAGTATTATTCATTGAATATAAAGATGAATTTGGAATTTTCTATGCTTTGCCGGGAGGAAGACAGGAAGTAAATGAATTTTTAGCGGAAACTTTAGTGCGCGAGTTTAAAGAAGAAGTCTGTCTTGATGTTGAAGTGGCAGAAGTTATAATGGTCAGGGAGTTCACAAGGGAAACTTCAGAATTTGAACCCTGGCGAAACGGGATTCACCAGGTTGAGGTAATTTTTAGATGCAAATGCACCGATGAAAGCCAGACTGCATGCGATGGAAGTGTTCCTGACCCGGGTTCGAGAGGGCTTAAATGGATAGATAAATCGGATTTTAATAAATACAGAATTTATCCGCTCCAAAATTTAATAGAAGAAATAGAAAATCCGAGCTTTTCTTATCTCACTTCACGGGATTAA
- a CDS encoding DUF4292 domain-containing protein, giving the protein MKKSLLLVITLFLISISNVSFAQDDEGNTSDSVTSSIVDPISEFVFATMKTVNENWLEMNDIKATGTIKINTRSIDETADIESVVRKKDDLYFKIDGPLGVDVGAGHFNRKKFVFCDYLNEKCYTGTTNNLNISSLTKISVSFDELMNIISGGARIRKYTTDSVWYTEEGNDIVLQFMSAKKTYRKFYVDKSSMLVKKFIYMNEKRQVVLNVEYANLVYYGNGAFAKTIYASRPFKGESFIIQYETFNNNNPYLSFNVSVPGDFRRVALK; this is encoded by the coding sequence ATGAAAAAATCACTACTACTTGTCATAACACTTTTCTTAATTAGTATTTCAAACGTTTCTTTTGCTCAGGATGATGAAGGTAATACTTCCGATTCTGTTACCAGTTCCATAGTCGACCCGATAAGCGAGTTTGTTTTTGCAACAATGAAAACTGTTAATGAAAACTGGCTTGAGATGAACGACATAAAAGCAACAGGAACAATTAAGATTAATACACGCAGCATTGATGAAACAGCGGACATTGAGTCAGTTGTGAGAAAGAAAGATGATTTGTATTTTAAAATTGACGGACCGCTTGGTGTTGATGTCGGTGCAGGACATTTCAACAGAAAGAAATTTGTGTTTTGCGACTATTTGAATGAAAAGTGCTACACGGGGACTACGAATAATCTGAACATTTCATCACTTACAAAAATCAGCGTATCGTTCGATGAGCTTATGAATATCATTTCCGGGGGAGCAAGAATCAGAAAATATACGACCGATTCCGTCTGGTACACCGAGGAAGGTAATGATATCGTTTTGCAATTTATGTCTGCGAAAAAAACTTATAGAAAATTTTATGTTGATAAATCCTCAATGCTTGTGAAGAAGTTTATTTATATGAATGAAAAACGCCAGGTAGTGCTGAACGTTGAGTATGCGAATCTTGTGTATTACGGCAACGGCGCATTCGCAAAAACAATTTATGCCTCAAGACCTTTCAAAGGTGAGTCGTTCATAATTCAGTACGAAACATTTAATAATAACAATCCGTATTTAAGCTTTAATGTAAGTGTTCCCGGTGATTTTAGGAGAGTTGCTTTGAAATGA
- a CDS encoding ABC transporter ATP-binding protein has protein sequence MKLLYSYLQNYRGLVILALVLAAINQVFSLLDPFVFRYVIDNYATKYEQYTTNQFLQGVIGLLLLAVGAALVSRIAKNFQDYYINVITQRLGAQIYSDGIKHSLELPYQEFEDQRSGQTLGILQKVRIDVEKLIQTFINILFTSLVGVIFVGVYAFTVHWIIAPVYLLTIPVIGLLSSVMSKKIKKIQKTIVAETTGLAGSTTESLRNIELVKSLGLSNQEINRLNTTTNKILALELNKVKYIRRLSFIQGTIVNLIRTSILLMMMYFIFTQQITVGQFFTLFIYSFFIFGPLQELGNVINIYRETEVSLENFKKILEIPAEKKPKNPVIINKLTELQFDKVFFKHRSAMVHALEHVSFDVNIRQTVAFVGPSGSGKTTLVKLLVGLYQPEKGDIFYNHINSKEIDLDAFREKIGFVTQDTQLFSGTIRENLLFVNPKATDEQCMDVLQKAQCNSLLARADKGLDTVIGEGGVKVSGGEKQRLSIARALLRHPDLLVFDEATSSLDSITEEEINKTIRKISESQEHITVMIAHRLSTIMHADMIHVLEKGHIVESGKHLELLELKGLYYAMWRQQIGERESIQKALTTEKPGMN, from the coding sequence GTGAAACTCTTATATTCATACTTACAAAACTATCGCGGATTGGTTATTCTTGCGCTTGTTCTTGCGGCTATTAATCAGGTTTTTTCACTTCTTGACCCGTTTGTGTTCAGGTATGTAATTGATAACTATGCAACAAAATACGAACAATATACAACGAATCAATTTTTGCAGGGAGTGATAGGATTGCTTCTTCTCGCTGTCGGCGCGGCTCTTGTGTCAAGGATTGCAAAAAACTTTCAGGATTACTATATCAATGTAATCACACAGCGCCTTGGCGCGCAGATTTATTCTGATGGAATAAAGCACTCGCTTGAGCTTCCATATCAGGAGTTTGAAGACCAGAGAAGCGGGCAAACACTTGGGATACTTCAAAAAGTTCGCATAGATGTTGAGAAATTAATTCAGACATTCATAAATATTTTATTTACTTCACTTGTCGGAGTAATCTTTGTGGGTGTTTATGCGTTTACAGTTCACTGGATTATTGCACCGGTGTATTTGCTTACTATTCCGGTAATCGGACTTTTAAGTTCGGTGATGAGCAAAAAAATTAAGAAGATTCAGAAAACAATTGTTGCTGAAACAACGGGACTTGCAGGCTCTACAACGGAATCGCTCAGAAACATTGAGCTTGTTAAATCACTCGGACTTTCTAATCAGGAAATTAACCGTCTTAATACAACGACAAATAAAATTCTTGCTCTTGAGCTTAACAAAGTAAAATACATCCGCCGTCTGAGCTTCATTCAGGGAACAATTGTGAACTTAATCCGCACGTCGATTCTGCTTATGATGATGTATTTTATTTTTACACAGCAGATTACCGTTGGTCAGTTTTTCACACTGTTTATTTATTCGTTTTTTATTTTTGGTCCTTTGCAGGAGCTTGGAAATGTGATTAATATATACCGTGAAACTGAAGTATCGCTGGAGAACTTTAAGAAAATTCTTGAGATACCTGCGGAGAAAAAACCTAAGAATCCGGTTATTATTAATAAATTGACTGAGCTTCAGTTTGATAAAGTATTTTTTAAACATCGCTCTGCGATGGTGCATGCACTTGAACATGTCTCGTTTGATGTAAACATAAGGCAGACAGTTGCGTTTGTGGGTCCGTCGGGTTCAGGAAAAACAACGCTTGTAAAATTGCTTGTTGGTTTATACCAGCCGGAGAAAGGCGATATATTTTATAACCATATTAACTCAAAAGAAATCGACCTCGATGCTTTCCGCGAGAAGATTGGGTTTGTAACTCAGGATACGCAGTTGTTTTCAGGAACGATTCGCGAAAATTTGTTATTCGTAAACCCGAAAGCTACAGATGAACAATGCATGGATGTTCTCCAAAAAGCTCAATGCAACAGTTTGCTTGCCCGTGCTGATAAGGGACTTGATACGGTGATTGGCGAGGGCGGTGTGAAAGTTTCAGGTGGTGAGAAACAGCGTCTTTCGATAGCAAGAGCACTACTCAGGCATCCCGACTTGCTTGTATTTGATGAGGCGACGTCTTCGCTTGATTCTATTACTGAAGAAGAAATAAATAAGACAATAAGAAAAATTTCAGAATCACAGGAACATATAACGGTAATGATTGCGCACAGGTTATCGACTATTATGCATGCGGACATGATTCACGTGCTTGAAAAAGGTCATATTGTTGAGTCAGGCAAGCATCTCGAACTTCTTGAGCTTAAGGGACTTTACTATGCAATGTGGCGCCAGCAAATCGGTGAGCGTGAAAGTATTCAGAAAGCTCTCACAACTGAAAAACCGGGAATGAATTGA
- the mfd gene encoding transcription-repair coupling factor, which translates to MKDLKKKIFHSSQFQSLKSFKERESYCLTGVNGSLTSFILEYISQNVNPKVFLISSEKDRINNLKDDLDTISSSENVSIIQTGEPDDEEQISKSLTLLSEDDSFIIICNSKELSKKFIAKDKFVVSIIELGKEKDFPFNDLIAKLSAFHYTRKDFVEEVGDFSVRGGIIDIYPESLSTPVRVEFFGDTVESIREFDITTQRSLKEISSVKFGMNLSTQTDEDENYKPDSSIFEYISNDTLIVLDNPEVTLAEVEDLSFMDMHQICLITQFENLNVLESQNLLPTGQNFILENFSSKPQPDFHSNLRHFYSNICNYQRDGYDVYILSSDEVQAERFESLLEDFKDEEIFNRDTQIHSVNFDEDNEEDNYKKESSASLDISRVKFLSDSLHEGFIFNDANTVVYTEHQVFGRYFRQFKKRKHKFKGLTFNELKELTYGDYIVHRDFGIGKFEGLKKIKVGSNEQEAVKLTYDAGDTVFVNLNYIHLIKKYSSTEGYVPKLTSLGGGEWDKLKLRAKKKVQDIARDLILLYAKRKSEQGFSFSQDTHWQRELEANFMYEDTPDQYKATVDVKNDMQSQSPMDRLVCGDVGFGKTEVAVRAAFKAVLDNKQVAVLVPTTILAVQHYNTFRDRLSPFAVEVAVLTRFQTKKEQKEILEKLAEGKINIIIGTHRILSKDIQFKDIGLLIIDEEQRFGVKAKEKIRSIQPNIDTLTLTATPIPRTMNFSLLGARDLSIINTPPKNRKPIHTEIIKMDWDKLHEIMSYELKRGGQIYFVNDTIERLYTLADKIRHEIPHAKPSIAHGQMEAHQLEDAVINFIEKKTNVLVCTKIIESGLDIPNVNTIIINNADRYGLSELYQLRGRVGRSETQAFAYLISSGKLTKTAIKRLQAIEEFTELGSGINLSMRDMEIRGVGNLLGKEQSGFVQQIGFELFMSIIDEAVSELKENEFSELFREFGDKDKAIEQDEKKDETQKLGKKIEKKPSLVTIKRDPTVIENDLNALIPKDYIENDTERLNIYRKLYEASFEEELKEIRAELIDRFGEFLEDVENLFELVRLKIKATNLGLEKISIQDNLISLYFPKDKEHPIFQGEYFTNLIDRISKDNTKKFNISGAKDQLIIEKETNSVKDIDRLKELDNILN; encoded by the coding sequence GTGAAAGACTTAAAAAAGAAAATTTTTCATTCCTCACAGTTCCAGTCCTTAAAAAGTTTTAAGGAAAGGGAATCCTATTGTCTTACCGGAGTTAACGGCTCGCTTACCTCATTCATTCTTGAATACATTTCTCAAAACGTTAATCCTAAAGTTTTTTTAATCTCATCAGAGAAAGACAGAATTAATAATCTGAAAGATGATTTGGATACAATCAGCTCATCTGAAAATGTTTCAATTATTCAGACGGGTGAACCCGATGATGAAGAACAAATCTCAAAATCACTGACACTTCTTTCAGAGGATGATTCATTTATAATTATATGTAACTCAAAAGAGCTTTCCAAAAAATTTATTGCGAAAGATAAATTTGTAGTTTCTATTATAGAGCTTGGAAAGGAAAAGGATTTTCCATTTAATGATTTGATTGCAAAGCTTTCAGCGTTTCATTATACGAGAAAAGATTTTGTCGAAGAGGTCGGTGATTTTTCTGTTCGCGGAGGTATTATCGATATTTATCCAGAGTCGCTCTCGACTCCAGTTCGTGTTGAGTTTTTTGGAGATACGGTTGAGTCTATCCGTGAGTTTGATATTACTACTCAACGTTCGTTAAAAGAAATTAGCTCGGTAAAATTCGGAATGAATCTTTCAACGCAGACAGACGAAGATGAAAATTATAAACCCGACAGCTCGATTTTTGAGTATATAAGTAATGATACATTAATCGTTCTTGATAATCCTGAAGTAACTCTCGCAGAGGTTGAGGATTTAAGCTTTATGGATATGCATCAGATTTGTTTGATAACTCAGTTTGAAAATCTGAATGTTCTTGAATCTCAAAATCTTTTACCCACCGGACAAAACTTTATTTTAGAAAATTTTTCAAGTAAACCACAGCCCGATTTTCATTCAAACCTCAGACATTTCTATTCAAATATATGCAACTATCAGCGTGACGGTTATGATGTTTATATTCTAAGTTCTGATGAAGTTCAAGCAGAGCGCTTTGAATCCTTGCTTGAAGATTTCAAAGATGAAGAAATTTTTAACAGAGATACACAGATACATTCAGTCAATTTTGATGAAGATAACGAAGAAGATAATTATAAAAAAGAAAGCTCTGCTTCGCTTGACATATCAAGAGTAAAATTTCTTAGTGATTCTTTGCATGAAGGATTTATTTTTAATGATGCCAACACGGTTGTTTATACAGAGCATCAGGTTTTTGGAAGATATTTCAGACAGTTCAAAAAGCGAAAACATAAGTTCAAAGGTTTAACCTTCAATGAATTAAAAGAACTTACGTATGGTGATTACATTGTTCACAGGGATTTCGGCATAGGTAAATTTGAGGGGCTGAAAAAAATTAAGGTTGGTAGCAATGAACAGGAAGCAGTGAAGCTGACCTATGATGCAGGGGATACGGTTTTTGTAAATCTGAATTACATTCATCTTATAAAAAAATATTCCAGCACGGAAGGATATGTTCCAAAACTTACAAGTCTTGGCGGCGGTGAATGGGATAAGCTTAAGCTTCGAGCAAAGAAAAAAGTTCAGGATATTGCCCGTGATTTAATTTTACTTTATGCAAAGCGAAAGTCCGAACAGGGTTTTAGTTTTTCACAGGACACACACTGGCAGAGAGAACTTGAAGCGAATTTTATGTACGAGGATACTCCTGACCAGTATAAAGCAACTGTCGATGTGAAGAACGATATGCAATCGCAAAGTCCGATGGACAGATTGGTTTGCGGTGATGTTGGCTTTGGAAAAACAGAAGTTGCTGTCCGCGCTGCATTCAAGGCGGTGCTCGATAATAAACAAGTTGCGGTGCTTGTGCCGACAACCATTCTTGCGGTTCAGCATTATAACACTTTCCGTGACCGTCTCTCACCGTTTGCGGTTGAGGTTGCGGTGCTTACAAGGTTTCAGACAAAGAAAGAACAAAAAGAGATTCTCGAAAAACTTGCCGAAGGAAAAATAAATATTATCATAGGCACTCATAGAATTTTGTCAAAGGACATACAATTCAAAGATATTGGTTTGCTTATAATCGATGAGGAGCAGAGATTTGGTGTGAAAGCAAAAGAAAAGATTCGTTCCATCCAACCGAATATTGATACATTAACTCTTACAGCTACACCAATTCCAAGAACGATGAATTTTTCATTGCTTGGCGCAAGAGATTTGTCGATTATTAATACACCGCCGAAAAACAGAAAACCGATTCATACTGAAATTATAAAAATGGACTGGGATAAACTTCATGAGATAATGAGTTATGAATTAAAACGCGGCGGACAGATTTATTTTGTAAATGATACAATTGAAAGACTATATACTCTTGCAGATAAAATAAGGCATGAGATTCCTCATGCAAAACCAAGCATTGCTCACGGGCAGATGGAGGCGCATCAGCTTGAAGATGCAGTTATAAACTTCATCGAGAAAAAAACTAATGTGCTTGTGTGCACAAAGATTATTGAGTCAGGATTGGATATTCCGAACGTTAACACGATTATAATAAATAACGCCGACAGATACGGCTTGTCGGAGCTTTACCAGCTTCGCGGACGCGTCGGCAGAAGCGAAACACAGGCATTTGCTTATCTCATCTCGTCGGGCAAGCTGACAAAGACCGCGATTAAACGTCTGCAGGCGATTGAGGAATTTACGGAACTTGGCTCGGGAATTAATTTATCTATGCGTGACATGGAAATTCGCGGAGTCGGGAATCTTTTGGGCAAAGAACAAAGCGGTTTTGTTCAACAGATTGGTTTTGAGCTATTTATGAGTATTATAGATGAAGCAGTTTCAGAACTTAAAGAAAATGAATTTTCGGAATTATTCAGAGAATTTGGAGATAAGGATAAAGCAATCGAACAGGATGAAAAGAAAGATGAAACTCAAAAACTCGGAAAGAAAATCGAAAAGAAACCAAGTCTTGTTACTATTAAGAGAGACCCTACTGTTATAGAAAACGACTTGAATGCTCTCATTCCGAAAGACTATATTGAGAATGACACCGAGCGTCTTAATATCTATAGAAAATTATATGAAGCTTCATTTGAAGAAGAGCTGAAAGAAATTAGAGCAGAGCTTATCGACAGATTTGGTGAGTTTCTTGAAGATGTTGAAAATCTTTTCGAGCTTGTGAGATTAAAAATCAAAGCAACGAATCTCGGTTTGGAAAAAATTTCAATTCAGGATAATTTGATTTCATTATATTTCCCGAAAGATAAAGAGCATCCGATTTTTCAGGGTGAATATTTTACGAATTTAATTGACAGGATTTCAAAAGATAATACAAAGAAGTTTAATATTTCAGGCGCAAAAGACCAGCTTATAATTGAAAAAGAAACAAATTCTGTGAAGGATATTGACCGCTTAAAAGAATTGGATAATATTTTAAATTAA
- a CDS encoding glycosyl hydrolase family 8, with translation MKKALFILFLLISSSNLFSQIYPFPQNQTYPFGIMPSNRNAVDADSVYANWKNRHITTDGAGAFRRVVWDTLRATVSEGIGYGMLLAANRGDQALFNDLWGYYNLHLDPTGLMIWIIDSLGNPFSIGGFTADGSATDAEEDVAYALVMAHRQWGSGGAINYLQAAQTQINKVFQYEIDSTYFLPKSGNEPGGIYRVNFSYFAPAYYRVFREITNNPGWDSVLNNTYNFLSLFVSTHSLTTGIVPDWCFPDGTPFTLCPPEFPCRYTYYYDACRTPWRIAMDYVWFGDPRSLAFCSLISNFARSVGSVNIVDEYTLGGTPLGVYHNNAFVGPFGVGAMATTSLNQNFLDSIYAENVSTFSGRWNYYNSSLKALTLFMQTGNFISGQIILPVNLQNFSSQIANNTVNLFWQTSQEINNERFEIERCQLSSVGYSPGHGEWKKIGTVAGSGTINSVQNYSFTDANLNSGFYKYRLKQIDYNGNYEYHSLKEEIIIGTPNKFYLSQNYPNPFNPSTKITYQLPSDGFVKLNVYDITGKLIASLVNEFQKAGYYNIEFNSTFQLPSGIYFYRIISHSFIETKKMLLIK, from the coding sequence ATGAAAAAAGCTTTATTCATATTGTTTCTTTTAATTTCCTCAAGTAATCTGTTCAGCCAGATCTATCCTTTTCCGCAAAACCAAACCTATCCCTTTGGAATAATGCCATCTAATCGCAATGCAGTCGATGCCGATTCTGTTTATGCTAACTGGAAAAATCGTCACATTACAACTGACGGCGCAGGTGCATTCAGGAGAGTTGTCTGGGATACCCTGCGTGCAACCGTCTCGGAAGGCATCGGATATGGAATGCTTCTTGCAGCTAACCGCGGCGATCAGGCATTGTTCAATGATTTGTGGGGATATTACAATTTGCATCTCGACCCGACAGGATTGATGATATGGATAATCGATTCACTTGGCAATCCATTCAGCATAGGCGGCTTTACTGCGGATGGCTCTGCAACTGATGCAGAAGAAGACGTTGCATATGCGCTGGTGATGGCACACAGGCAATGGGGAAGCGGAGGTGCAATAAATTATTTACAGGCAGCGCAGACACAGATAAATAAAGTTTTTCAGTATGAAATTGACTCGACATATTTTTTACCGAAATCAGGAAATGAACCAGGGGGAATTTACAGAGTCAACTTTTCATACTTTGCCCCTGCATATTACAGGGTGTTCAGAGAAATAACAAATAATCCGGGATGGGACAGCGTGCTGAATAATACTTATAATTTTTTATCGCTGTTTGTTTCAACTCATTCGTTAACAACAGGAATCGTTCCTGACTGGTGTTTTCCCGATGGAACACCATTCACACTTTGCCCGCCTGAATTTCCATGCAGATATACTTATTATTACGACGCATGCAGGACGCCATGGCGCATCGCAATGGATTATGTTTGGTTTGGCGACCCCCGTTCATTGGCTTTTTGTTCATTGATAAGTAATTTTGCCAGAAGTGTGGGTTCTGTGAATATTGTGGACGAATATACTTTGGGTGGAACACCGCTGGGTGTATATCATAACAATGCTTTTGTCGGACCTTTCGGTGTTGGCGCAATGGCGACTACATCGCTTAATCAGAACTTTCTCGACAGCATATATGCAGAAAATGTGAGCACTTTCAGCGGAAGATGGAATTATTATAATTCAAGTTTGAAAGCATTAACATTATTTATGCAGACGGGAAATTTCATCAGCGGACAAATCATATTACCCGTTAATTTGCAAAATTTCAGTTCACAAATTGCAAATAACACCGTTAATTTATTCTGGCAAACATCACAAGAAATAAATAATGAGAGGTTTGAGATTGAAAGATGTCAATTGTCAAGCGTGGGGTACTCTCCGGGTCATGGTGAATGGAAAAAAATCGGCACGGTTGCAGGGAGCGGAACCATAAATAGTGTGCAAAATTATTCTTTCACAGATGCAAATTTAAATTCCGGATTTTATAAATATAGATTAAAACAAATTGACTATAACGGTAACTATGAATACCATTCCTTGAAGGAAGAGATTATAATCGGTACTCCAAATAAATTTTACTTATCCCAAAATTATCCTAATCCGTTTAATCCTTCCACAAAAATAACCTATCAATTACCTTCTGATGGTTTTGTTAAGCTAAATGTTTATGACATTACGGGAAAACTTATTGCAAGTTTAGTAAATGAATTTCAAAAAGCCGGATATTATAATATTGAGTTTAATTCAACATTCCAGCTACCAAGCGGAATTTATTTCTACAGAATAATCTCTCACAGTTTTATTGAGACCAAAAAGATGTTATTAATTAAATAA